The following are encoded in a window of Gossypium raimondii isolate GPD5lz chromosome 13, ASM2569854v1, whole genome shotgun sequence genomic DNA:
- the LOC105785372 gene encoding arginine decarboxylase produces the protein MPALACCVDAAAVAPPGYAAFIAGDSSLPSAVPFSASTADAADSNSTHWSPAHSSALYRIDGWGAPYFSVNNAGNITVRPYGTDTLAHQEIDLLKIVKKVSDPKSVGGLGLQLPLIVRVPDVLKNRLESLQSAFESAIQAQGYESHYQGVYPVKCNQDRFVVQDIVKFGAPFRFGLEAGSKPELLLAMSCLCKGNPEALLVCNGFKDAEYIFLALLARKLALNTVIVLEEEEEVDLVIEISKKLSVRPVIGVRAKLRTKHSGHFGSTSGEKGKFGLTTIQVLRVVKKLQDSGMLDCLQLLHFHIGSQIPSTALLQAGVVEAAQIYSELARLGADMKVIDIGGGLGIDYDGSKSGNSDLSVSYGLQEYASAVVNAVRFVCDRKSIKHPIICSESGRAIVSHHSILIFEAISATAPTTPAMNQVDLPFILEGLSEDARVDCWNLSQAAMRHETETCFVYADQLKQRCVEQFKEGTLGIEQLAAVDGLCDLVSKVVDASEPARTYHVNLSIFTSIPDFWSIGQIFPIVPIHRLDERPEVRGILSDLTCDSDGKIDKFIGGETSLPLHGLEGNGGGSSGGANGRYYLGMFLGGAYQESLGGVHNLFGGPSVVSVSQSDGPYSFAVTRAAPGPSCGDVLRVMQHEPELMFETLKHRAEEFCGQGHGNEGTHAALVSTIARSFHNMPYLVVASPCSLTAMNNNGFYYCNEEDYNAAVDSGASEDEQWSYCYA, from the coding sequence ATGCCGGCCCTGGCTTGCTGCGTAGATGCTGCTGCCGTAGCGCCTCCTGGTTACGCGGCTTTCATTGCTGGGGACAGCTCCCTTCCCTCGGCGGTCCCTTTTTCCGCCTCCACCGCCGACGCCGCTGATTCCAACTCAACCCATTGGTCCCCAGCGCACTCCTCCGCTCTCTACCGCATCGACGGATGGGGAGCCCCCTACTTTTCCGTCAATAACGCCGGCAATATCACCGTTCGTCCGTACGGAACGGACACTCTGGCCCACCAAGAAATCGATTTGCTGAAAATCGTTAAGAAAGTCTCGGATCCGAAATCTGTGGGCGGGCTGGGTTTACAGCTTCCCCTCATTGTTCGGGTGCCCGATGTGCTGAAAAACCGGCTCGAGTCTCTTCAATCGGCTTTTGAATCAGCCATCCAAGCCCAAGGCTACGAGTCTCATTACCAAGGCGTTTATCCCGTGAAATGTAACCAAGATAGGTTCGTTGTTCAAGACATAGTTAAATTCGGGGCGCCCTTCCGCTTCGGGCTTGAGGCCGGGTCAAAACCCGAACTTCTCCTTGCCATGAGCTGCCTTTGCAAGGGAAACCCAGAGGCGTTATTGGTCTGCAATGGTTTCAAAGATGCTGAGTACATTTTCCTTGCCTTGCTAGCAAGGAAGCTCGCGTTGAACACTGTAATTGTTCTTGAAGAAGAGGAGGAGGTGGATTTGGTTATTGAAATAAGCAAGAAACTTTCTGTTCGACCCGTGATTGGAGTCCGAGCCAAGCTGAGAACCAAACACTCGGGTCATTTCGGATCCACCTCGGGTGAGAAAGGTAAGTTCGGGTTGACAACGATCCAGGTTTTAAGGGTTGTTAAAAAGCTTCAGGATTCGGGGATGCTTGATTGTCTGCAATTGCTACACTTCCATATTGGATCCCAAATCCCTTCAACAGCTTTGCTTCAAGCTGGTGTCGTCGAAGCTGCTCAAATCTATTCCGAATTAGCCCGTCTTGGTGCTGACATGAAAGTTATTGACATTGGAGGCGGTCTTGGAATCGATTACGACGGGTCAAAATCCGGTAATTCTGATCTCTCTGTTTCTTATGGCCTTCAGGAATATGCTTCAGCTGTTGTTAATGCTGTTCGGTTTGTCTGTGACCGTAAATCTATCAAGCATCCAATTATCTGTAGTGAAAGTGGTAGAGCTATTGTTTCCCATCAttctattttgatatttgagGCTATTTCTGCTACTGCTCCTACTACCCCAGCAATGAACCAAGTTGACCTTCCATTTATTTTGGAGGGTCTCTCGGAGGATGCTCGTGTCGATTGTTGGAACTTGAGCCAGGCAGCAATGAGACATGAGACTGAGACCTGTTTCGTTTATGCTGATCAGTTGAAGCAAAGATGTGTGGAACAGTTCAAAGAAGGGACTTTGGGGATTGAACAGCTTGCCGCTGTTGATGGGTTATGCGACTTAGTTTCTAAAGTGGTTGATGCATCTGAACCTGCTAGGACATACCATGTTAATCTTTCGATTTTCACTTCGATCCCTGATTTTTGGAGTATTGGTCAGATTTTTCCCATAGTCCCCATTCATCGATTGGATGAAAGGCCTGAAGTGAGGGGGATTTTGTCTGATTTAACCTGTGACAGTGATGGGAAGATTGATAAGTTCATCGGAGGTGAAACAAGCTTGCCTTTACATGGGTTGGAAGGTAATGGTGGTGGTAGCAGTGGTGGTGCTAATGGGCGGTACTATTTGGGGATGTTCTTGGGTGGGGCTTACCAGGAATCCCTCGGTGGAGTTCACAACCTCTTTGGTGGCCCAAGTGTTGTTAGCGTGTCGCAGAGTGATGGTCCATATAGCTTTGCGGTTACGCGGGCGGCGCCTGGTCCGTCATGTGGGGATGTCCTCCGAGTGATGCAGCACGAGCCCGAGCTCATGTTTGAGACCCTCAAGCACCGTGCGGAAGAATTTTGTGGACAGGGCCATGGCAATGAAGGCACCCATGCTGCTTTAGTTAGCACCATTGCTCGTTCTTTCCACAACATGCCTTATCTTGTAGTGGCATCCCCTTGTTCGTTGACTGCCATGAATAACAATGGCTTCTACTATTGCAATGAGGAAGATTACAATGCTGCTGTCGATTCTGGGGCTAGTGAGGACGAGCAGTGGTCCTATTGCTACGCCTGA
- the LOC128036157 gene encoding uncharacterized protein LOC128036157, with the protein MTIGSSNVPITPEDPTEVQTENGGTRRGRGRTLLRELYELDPVERVNVCRNSFGQPVGSEARLLAGYMGILARNANMLPINYESWRQMPNSNKNQALDNIKARFALEVSDAYVKKALGKKWRDNKSTLKKNYYKTKTTLDEKLQNVPLGMLRYQWEDAVRFWHSQKGEDRERVGKSSRQQQKFTHIARSRSFACVAEAVEWSSGQKVGCLQLFEITHKKKDGSAMTPEAGEIMEKLKEKKTEFEVIASSDSSVHLEDINNRIIAEVLGLEKYGRVQFQGSFISPTQYFGSSSHQYMASGTQSQAEVQRLKDQIAQMQATTFEVQRKYEELQQQLKADAAVREQMLQREKQRPQREKQREKQQ; encoded by the exons ATgacaattggatcttcgaatgttccaattacacctgaggatcctacggaagttcaaa ctgaaaatggtgggacgcgcagaggtcgaggacgtacgctacttagagagttatacgagttagatccagttgAGCGTGTCAATGTatgcagaaacagttttggtcagcctgttggatcagaagctcgacttttagcaggatacatgggcattttagcacgaaatgcgaatatgttgcctatcaactacgagtcatggcgtcaaatgcccaatagcaacaaaaaccaagccctcgataatattaag gcgagatttgctttagaggtctcggatgcttatgtaaagaaggcattgggaaaaaaatggagagacaataaaagtactttgaagaaaaattattataagacaaaaacaaccctcgatgagaaattgcaaaatgtcccgctgggtatgttgaggtaccaatgggaagatgcggttagattttggcattctcaaaaaggcgag gatcgtgaacgagttggaaaaagtagccggcagcaacaaaaattcactcacatagcccggtcgagaagttttgcatgtgtagctgaggcagtg gaatggtcgtccggtcaaaaagttggatgccttcaactttttgaaattacacataagaagaaagatggatctgctatgactcctgaagctggtgaaattatg gaaaaactaaaggaaaaaaagacgGAGTTCGAAgtgattgcttctagtgatagttctgttcatcttgaagacattaaTAACCGGATTATTgctgaagttttgggtcttgaaaagtatggtcgggttcaatttcaaggatcttttatcagcccaacccaatattttggatccagctcgcaccaatacatggcttcggggactcaatctcaagctgaagttcagaggttaaaagaccagatagctcagatgcaagcgaccacatttgaggttcaaaggaaatatgaagaacttcaacaacaacttaaagcagatgcggCAGTGAGGGAACAGATGctacagcgagagaagcagaggccacagcgagagaagcagcgagagaagcagcaATAG